The genomic segment TTTTCCGGACTGAGCCTGCCCCGGCTGTCCAGCAGGGTGCCGTCCAGATCGCATGCGATCAGCTTGATTTCCATATTACCTCCTCAGTTATTGCCTTAGATCCATACTGCGGATCTTTTCCCGAATGGGCAGGATCTGTGCTGGGGATACGGACAGTTCATCCACGCCCATTCGCAGGAATCGCTCCGTCAGTGCCGGATCCGCCCCCAGTTCGCCGCAGATGCCCGCCCAGATGCCTGCCTTGTGGGCATTTCGGATCACCTGATGGATCAGTCGCAGCACCGCCTCGTGATGGGGCTGATAAAAAGCCTCCAGGGAGGGGTTCTGCCGATCGATGGCAAGGGCGTACTGGGTCAGATCGTTGGTGCCGATGCTGAAGAAATCCACCATAGGTGCCAGAATATCGCTGATGACCGCAGCGGCAGGGGTCTCGATCATGATGCCGGTTTCCATGTGTTCCCGAAAGGGGATCTCCTGCTGACGCAGTTCCTGCCTGGCAAGCTCCGCCTGTTTCTGGATATGCCGGATTTCCTCTGGGCTGGTAATCATAGGGAACATGATGGACAGATCCCCATATACCCCTGCCCGGTACAGGGCACGCAGCTGGGTACGGAACAGCTCCGGTTCCGACAGACAGATCCGGATGGCTCGATACCCCAGCGCCGGATTTTCCTCCTTGGGCAGATGAAAATAATCGATCTGCTTGTCTGCCCCGATGTCCATGGTGCGGATGATGACGGGCTTTCCCGCCAGTTTCTCCGCCGCCTCCCGGTATGCCCGGAACTGCTCCTCCTCCGTGGGCATGTGGTCGTTCTGCAAATAGAGAAATTCGCTGCGGAACAGACCGATACCCCCGGCATCGTTTTGCAGGGCGGCGCTGATGTCATCCAGCCCCCCAATGTTGGCGTAAAGCCGGATGCTCCTGCCGTCCAGGGTGGTGTTGGACTTGCCCCGGAGCGACTGCCACAGCCGGTGTTTTTCCTCTTCCTGCTGCTTTTTCCGGGTGTATGCGGCAATGGCTTCTGCATCCGGATCGATGCACACTGTCCCGGTGAATCCATCCACAATGGCGGTTTTCCCCTCCATGGCAGGATCCAGATGACCCAGCCCCACCACTGCCGGGATTG from the Ruminococcus champanellensis 18P13 = JCM 17042 genome contains:
- the ptsP gene encoding phosphoenolpyruvate--protein phosphotransferase, whose product is MNKIQGKGVCGAVTMGKLYFYKKDNDTISRKTITDPEAEQQRFDRARQQAAQELDALHEKALREVGEIHAQIFEIHRMMLEDEDYCSSVSHIIHTQRVNAEYAVLRTSDSFSQMFSTMTDEYMQARAADVVDISNRLIRCLSGGSEESLLTREPVILVAEDLTPSETVQLDKEKILAFLTLRGSENSHTAILARTMAIPAVVGLGHLDPAMEGKTAIVDGFTGTVCIDPDAEAIAAYTRKKQQEEEKHRLWQSLRGKSNTTLDGRSIRLYANIGGLDDISAALQNDAGGIGLFRSEFLYLQNDHMPTEEEQFRAYREAAEKLAGKPVIIRTMDIGADKQIDYFHLPKEENPALGYRAIRICLSEPELFRTQLRALYRAGVYGDLSIMFPMITSPEEIRHIQKQAELARQELRQQEIPFREHMETGIMIETPAAAVISDILAPMVDFFSIGTNDLTQYALAIDRQNPSLEAFYQPHHEAVLRLIHQVIRNAHKAGIWAGICGELGADPALTERFLRMGVDELSVSPAQILPIREKIRSMDLRQ